A region of Alkalinema sp. FACHB-956 DNA encodes the following proteins:
- a CDS encoding Npun_F5749 family FMN-dependent PPOX-type flavoprotein: MTLAPWRSPLARALHRNRAQLESRYAQLATVRPDGRPANRTIVFRGFWGETNQLKFITDVRSEKVQHYQNSRWAELCWYFQKTREQFRILGELRLVTATETEAAWQAARSQTWQELSDRARSQFAWPTPAQPRAPQASFTASPLDPEQPLDSFCFLLLDPIRVDHLELRGDPQNRWIYDRPADSEWQVQSVNP; the protein is encoded by the coding sequence ATGACGTTGGCTCCTTGGCGATCGCCCCTGGCCCGTGCCCTCCACCGCAATCGTGCCCAACTGGAAAGCCGTTATGCCCAACTAGCCACGGTCCGTCCCGATGGCCGACCGGCAAATCGCACGATCGTTTTCCGGGGCTTCTGGGGCGAAACTAATCAACTGAAATTTATTACCGATGTCCGCAGCGAAAAGGTGCAACACTACCAAAATTCTCGCTGGGCGGAGTTGTGTTGGTATTTCCAAAAAACTCGGGAGCAGTTTCGGATCCTAGGAGAATTGCGATTAGTCACAGCGACGGAAACTGAGGCGGCTTGGCAAGCGGCCCGATCTCAAACCTGGCAGGAATTATCCGATCGGGCGCGATCGCAGTTTGCTTGGCCTACACCGGCTCAACCCCGCGCGCCTCAAGCCTCTTTTACAGCATCACCCTTGGATCCTGAGCAGCCATTGGATTCCTTTTGTTTCCTATTGCTGGATCCTATACGAGTTGATCACTTGGAATTGCGAGGCGACCCGCAAAACCGTTGGATCTACGATCGCCCCGCTGATTCAGAATGGCAAGTGCAGTCGGTCAATCCGTAA
- the cysE gene encoding serine O-acetyltransferase, producing the protein MLKTLVEDFKIIFERDPAARNWVEVLFCYPGLQALFFHRVAHALHGLGLPFIPRLISHIARFVTGIEIHPGATIGRGVFIDHGMGVVIGETAIVGDYALIYQGVTLGGTGKQSGKRHPTLGENVVVGTGAKVLGNIQIGNNVRIGAGSVVLRDVPSDCTVVGVPGRVVYRAGERVEPLDHNRLPDSEAQVIRALVDRIEALEQQLQSLQSRQTLAECYAMPSVEGSELQGDTDLSLLESPDQPSCQLRNKVINEFLDGAGI; encoded by the coding sequence GTGCTGAAAACCCTGGTTGAAGACTTCAAAATTATTTTTGAGCGGGATCCAGCCGCTCGCAACTGGGTCGAAGTTCTGTTTTGTTATCCCGGTTTGCAGGCGTTGTTCTTCCATCGGGTTGCCCATGCACTCCATGGGCTAGGGCTGCCCTTTATTCCACGATTGATTTCCCACATTGCCCGCTTTGTGACGGGGATTGAAATTCACCCTGGAGCGACGATCGGTCGGGGGGTGTTCATCGACCACGGCATGGGTGTGGTGATCGGTGAGACGGCGATCGTGGGGGATTATGCCCTGATTTACCAAGGCGTCACCCTAGGCGGCACCGGGAAACAAAGTGGCAAACGTCACCCCACCCTGGGGGAAAATGTCGTGGTTGGTACAGGTGCGAAGGTTCTCGGCAACATTCAGATTGGCAATAATGTGCGGATTGGGGCCGGATCCGTTGTGCTGCGGGATGTGCCATCGGATTGCACCGTGGTAGGGGTTCCGGGACGGGTGGTCTACCGGGCAGGTGAGCGGGTTGAACCTTTGGATCACAACCGTCTACCAGACTCCGAAGCGCAGGTGATTCGCGCTTTAGTCGATCGCATTGAAGCCTTAGAACAACAATTGCAATCCCTGCAAAGTCGGCAAACCCTGGCGGAATGCTATGCGATGCCTTCAGTGGAGGGGTCAGAACTGCAAGGGGACACCGATCTATCTCTCCTGGAAAGTCCAGACCAGCCGTCTTGTCAACTGCGGAACAAAGTCATTAACGAATTTCTGGATGGTGCAGGGATCTAG
- a CDS encoding RNA-binding protein has product MTIYVGNLSYKATEDDLKEVFGEYGSIKRIVVPTDRETGRVRGFAFVELTESAQEDNAISELDGAEWMGRQLRLNKAKPKE; this is encoded by the coding sequence ATGACTATTTACGTTGGAAATCTCTCCTACAAAGCTACCGAGGATGACTTAAAAGAAGTTTTTGGAGAGTATGGTTCGATCAAGCGCATTGTCGTGCCCACCGATCGCGAGACAGGGCGGGTACGTGGCTTTGCCTTTGTGGAGTTAACCGAGTCTGCCCAGGAAGATAATGCCATTAGCGAGTTGGATGGAGCCGAGTGGATGGGACGGCAGTTGCGGTTGAACAAGGCAAAACCCAAGGAATAG
- a CDS encoding glycosyltransferase, with protein sequence MSPVYESAPVPSNPLATPESHPELSIVVPIYNEAESLPFLLDAIAQSLVDSGLTYELICVDDGSKDGSDQILKQQAADRPQLRVVILRRNYGQTAAIAAGFKYAQGKVVVTLDGDLQNDPADIPMLWNKLHEGYDLVSGWRKDRQDKALTRVLPSKIANWLIGQVTGVKLHDYGCSLKAYRSELVADLNLYGELHRFLPALAFIEGARITEVPVRHHARRYGHSKYGLDRTFRVVMDLLTISFMRKFLTRPMHVFGLFGLIALVMGILLGGYLAYVKIVFGEDIGQRPLLTLTVLLLISGLQLFSFGLLAELGMRTYHESQGRPIYRVREVIGIAGAEQADRLA encoded by the coding sequence ATGTCCCCTGTTTACGAATCTGCGCCCGTTCCCTCCAATCCGCTGGCCACGCCTGAATCACACCCTGAATTATCGATCGTTGTGCCTATCTACAACGAAGCGGAAAGTTTGCCGTTTCTGCTCGACGCGATCGCCCAAAGCTTGGTGGACAGCGGGTTGACCTATGAACTGATTTGCGTCGATGACGGTTCCAAGGATGGCTCGGATCAAATTCTCAAGCAGCAAGCCGCCGATCGCCCTCAGCTGCGGGTCGTGATTCTCCGGCGCAACTATGGGCAAACCGCCGCGATCGCGGCTGGGTTCAAATACGCCCAGGGCAAAGTTGTGGTCACGCTGGACGGTGATTTGCAAAACGACCCAGCGGATATTCCTATGCTGTGGAACAAACTCCACGAAGGCTACGACCTCGTCAGCGGGTGGCGCAAGGATCGTCAGGACAAGGCCCTCACCCGCGTCCTTCCCTCTAAGATTGCCAATTGGCTGATTGGGCAAGTCACCGGCGTCAAACTCCACGACTATGGCTGTTCCCTCAAAGCCTATCGATCGGAACTGGTGGCCGACCTAAACCTATACGGCGAATTGCATCGCTTTTTGCCTGCCCTCGCCTTCATTGAAGGGGCGCGGATTACCGAAGTCCCCGTGCGACACCATGCCCGCCGCTATGGCCACAGCAAGTATGGCCTCGATCGCACTTTCCGGGTCGTCATGGACTTGCTGACTATTTCCTTTATGCGCAAGTTTCTGACCCGCCCCATGCACGTTTTTGGCTTGTTCGGGCTGATTGCGTTGGTGATGGGGATTCTCTTGGGCGGCTATCTGGCCTACGTGAAAATTGTTTTCGGGGAAGACATTGGTCAACGCCCCCTACTCACCCTAACGGTGTTGCTGTTGATTAGTGGATTACAACTGTTTAGTTTCGGGCTCTTAGCAGAATTGGGAATGCGCACCTACCACGAATCCCAGGGTCGTCCCATCTATCGAGTTCGTGAAGTGATTGGCATTGCCGGGGCAGAGCAAGCCGATCGATTAGCCTAA
- a CDS encoding D-alanyl-D-alanine carboxypeptidase family protein, with the protein MSKAGWPGKPSKLSSSSLDDDLPEATRETLTSQPQKKLTPLMGIVGLAIVVAIGGTGWWMTRSRNPIASTPASNPVTNNSSGAPAGTVLNHYPYPEAPTAELEAITADGGLKLRKAAAQAYKEMAAAAQTEGISLMPLSAFRSISEQEQVFLSLKQQRIQTAEQRAAVSAPPGYSEHHTGYAIDIGDGNVPATNLSPDFEQTAAFKWLQANAPRYNFEMSFPKNNKQGVSYEPWHWRFVGDRQSLETFFKARGQQPESPGSTSPSVSPDSSSRDSSQPESAQPENTQPETP; encoded by the coding sequence GTGAGTAAGGCTGGTTGGCCCGGAAAACCCTCAAAACTCTCTTCGTCTTCCTTGGATGATGATTTGCCAGAAGCGACTCGGGAAACGTTAACCAGTCAGCCCCAGAAAAAGTTGACGCCGCTGATGGGGATCGTTGGGTTGGCGATCGTGGTGGCGATCGGCGGAACGGGTTGGTGGATGACGCGATCTCGTAACCCGATCGCCTCGACACCGGCCTCCAATCCCGTGACCAATAATTCCTCCGGTGCTCCGGCGGGAACCGTCCTCAACCATTACCCCTACCCAGAAGCCCCGACAGCAGAATTGGAAGCAATTACAGCGGATGGCGGGTTGAAACTCCGAAAAGCCGCAGCCCAAGCCTATAAAGAGATGGCTGCCGCAGCCCAAACCGAGGGCATCAGCTTAATGCCGTTATCTGCCTTTCGATCGATCTCAGAGCAGGAACAGGTGTTTCTCTCACTCAAACAACAACGGATTCAAACAGCGGAGCAACGGGCAGCGGTCAGTGCCCCTCCCGGCTACAGTGAGCACCATACGGGCTATGCGATCGATATTGGGGATGGCAACGTCCCTGCAACCAACTTAAGTCCCGATTTTGAGCAAACGGCAGCCTTCAAATGGTTGCAAGCCAATGCACCGCGCTACAACTTTGAAATGTCGTTCCCCAAAAACAATAAACAGGGGGTATCCTACGAACCCTGGCATTGGCGGTTTGTCGGCGATCGGCAAAGTTTGGAAACCTTCTTTAAAGCCCGAGGCCAGCAACCAGAAAGCCCAGGTTCAACCAGTCCCTCGGTCAGCCCAGACAGTTCATCCCGAGACAGTTCTCAACCTGAGAGTGCACAGCCTGAAAATACACAGCCTGAAACTCCATAA
- a CDS encoding ATP-dependent Zn protease, whose translation MNQLSLNLVAIAVFLMTLTTLLGPLLHISPAIPAIAIFGMMAIGTLDAFSFQGQGQNVLLDWIAGFSPAHRERIIRHEAGHFLVAQQLGISVTDYSLTAWEALRKGFAGQGGIQFDTQELDQQLQQGKLSAQWLDRFCTVWMAGIAAEKWQYGNAEGGSDDRLKLRAVLNHLKFSDAEAEQKERLCVLRAKTLLEENSAAYDALVEALTRRDSVADCQAALAAHLTSTIINQVA comes from the coding sequence ATGAATCAACTGTCTTTAAATCTGGTCGCGATCGCAGTGTTTTTGATGACCCTAACGACACTGTTGGGGCCGTTGCTGCACATTTCACCAGCGATCCCTGCGATCGCAATTTTTGGAATGATGGCGATCGGGACACTGGATGCCTTTAGCTTTCAAGGACAGGGGCAGAATGTGCTGCTGGACTGGATCGCAGGCTTTTCTCCCGCCCACCGTGAACGGATTATTCGCCATGAGGCCGGCCATTTCCTGGTGGCGCAGCAATTGGGGATTTCCGTTACTGACTATTCCCTGACGGCTTGGGAAGCCTTAAGAAAAGGCTTTGCAGGGCAAGGCGGCATTCAGTTTGATACCCAGGAGTTGGATCAGCAATTGCAACAGGGTAAACTTTCGGCGCAGTGGCTCGATCGCTTCTGCACGGTCTGGATGGCAGGCATTGCAGCGGAAAAATGGCAGTATGGCAATGCTGAGGGCGGATCGGACGATCGGCTCAAGCTACGGGCTGTGCTGAACCACCTCAAATTCTCCGATGCTGAAGCTGAACAAAAGGAACGGCTCTGTGTTCTGCGGGCGAAAACGCTGTTGGAAGAAAACTCGGCAGCTTACGACGCCTTGGTGGAAGCGTTAACCCGTCGGGACTCCGTAGCTGACTGCCAAGCAGCTTTAGCCGCCCATTTGACCTCTACGATAATCAACCAAGTGGCTTAA
- a CDS encoding AI-2E family transporter, whose product MAVELITQEAEEVMELGHWVGLLALGIALFILWQIRNVLMLIFAAVVLASALNTGARQIQKLGIKRAPSLIVSIVGIFGILFLSMWLIIPPFADQFQQLTTLFPKGLDRVNTWLDDARSFAPPFLQSSLPDVNSLIPQLQPLANRLLGGSLAFFSGTLGAILNILLVMILAIMFLVDPDQYRRVFVRCFPSFYRRRINEILLKCEESLRGWLVGILFNMVVIGGFSGLGLWILHIPLPFANGILAGLLTFIPNIGPAVSVVPPMAIALLDAPWKSVAVLLLYFAVQQLETNVLTPYVMAQQVSLIPAVTLLSQFFFATFFGFLGLLLALPLTVVGQVWIHEIVVKDILDQWTEADFSIVPRLQTAQANISQTTGKNSPEQTPAATDDIEPLVILQRHSGEPVIDRSIDRSTTDSQLEESPESRESQDQTAD is encoded by the coding sequence TTGGCAGTCGAATTGATCACGCAGGAGGCAGAAGAAGTGATGGAGTTAGGACATTGGGTAGGCCTTTTGGCTTTGGGCATTGCACTATTTATTCTCTGGCAAATTCGCAATGTGTTGATGCTGATTTTTGCCGCTGTGGTGCTGGCCTCTGCCTTAAATACGGGAGCACGGCAAATTCAAAAACTGGGAATTAAGCGAGCACCCTCGCTCATTGTGTCGATCGTGGGGATTTTCGGCATTCTATTCCTGTCAATGTGGTTGATTATTCCCCCCTTCGCCGACCAATTTCAGCAATTAACCACCCTGTTTCCCAAGGGACTCGATCGGGTCAACACTTGGCTAGACGATGCCCGGAGCTTTGCGCCACCTTTTCTCCAGTCTTCATTACCCGATGTTAATAGCCTGATTCCTCAGCTACAACCTTTAGCAAATCGGCTGCTCGGCGGTTCCTTAGCCTTCTTTTCCGGCACCTTGGGAGCTATTTTAAATATCCTGCTAGTGATGATCCTCGCCATCATGTTTTTGGTGGATCCTGACCAATACCGTCGGGTCTTTGTTCGCTGTTTCCCATCGTTTTACCGTCGCCGCATCAATGAGATTTTGCTCAAGTGTGAAGAATCGCTGCGGGGCTGGCTGGTGGGAATTTTGTTCAATATGGTGGTGATTGGGGGCTTTAGCGGCCTAGGTTTGTGGATTCTGCATATTCCCCTGCCCTTTGCCAACGGCATTTTGGCGGGTTTGCTAACCTTTATTCCCAACATTGGCCCTGCGGTTAGTGTGGTGCCTCCCATGGCGATCGCGCTGCTGGATGCTCCCTGGAAATCCGTTGCTGTTCTACTGCTCTACTTTGCGGTGCAGCAGTTGGAAACCAATGTTTTGACCCCCTACGTCATGGCCCAACAGGTTTCTCTAATTCCTGCCGTAACCTTGTTATCGCAGTTTTTCTTTGCGACATTTTTTGGTTTTCTGGGATTGTTGCTGGCCTTACCCTTAACGGTAGTCGGCCAAGTTTGGATCCACGAAATTGTCGTTAAAGATATTTTGGATCAGTGGACTGAAGCAGACTTTTCGATCGTGCCTAGGTTACAGACCGCTCAAGCTAATATCTCCCAAACAACCGGCAAGAATTCACCCGAGCAGACTCCAGCCGCCACAGATGATATTGAACCTTTGGTTATTCTCCAACGGCATTCCGGCGAACCAGTGATCGATCGATCGATCGATCGATCCACTACCGACTCCCAATTGGAAGAGTCTCCAGAATCGCGGGAATCTCAAGACCAAACAGCAGATTAA
- a CDS encoding DUF1688 family protein gives MAWASTVPAPMVSVSYLRSPQAIRTQAQYLLELGLADRLHHFQVDLMRLDAVADYVIEIMQRNYPNGNIPFHSRWRHFPADRVAPILQNLDVWERAKARFDLVIPSVLLDAGAGSAWRYRDAAGRVWQRSEGLAVASLDLFCQGKFAQVGDLATDAIGLAQLTLNDLAIGLQVSPTNPIVGLEGRWQILQKLGQILARSPQFFGSDRPRLGNLVDYFQHQSVDQSLSAVTILQTLLESLSDLWPERCVLAGQNLGDVWNYVPMDSPLDSSLDDRTASTSTSTSTSVLVPLHKLSQWLTYSLLEPLMEAGVTITDLDQLTGLAEYRNGGLCLDLGLLRLKHAQDTQTAHSVASALVVEWRGLTIALVDRIADRIRQKLQKTAVELPLVKILQGGTWSAGRTIAQTLRPDGSPPILIESDGTVF, from the coding sequence ATGGCTTGGGCCTCTACAGTTCCTGCACCTATGGTTTCCGTTAGTTATCTACGATCACCCCAAGCGATTCGGACTCAAGCTCAGTATTTGCTGGAACTTGGGTTGGCCGATCGCCTCCACCATTTTCAAGTGGATCTGATGCGCTTGGATGCGGTGGCAGACTACGTGATTGAAATCATGCAGCGGAATTATCCGAACGGCAATATCCCCTTCCATAGCCGTTGGCGACATTTTCCTGCCGATCGGGTGGCCCCCATCCTGCAAAATTTGGATGTCTGGGAACGGGCTAAGGCGCGGTTTGATTTGGTGATTCCCAGTGTGTTGTTGGATGCGGGGGCGGGCAGTGCTTGGCGGTATCGAGATGCAGCAGGTCGGGTTTGGCAGCGATCGGAAGGGCTCGCCGTCGCCAGTTTAGACTTATTCTGCCAAGGCAAATTTGCGCAGGTGGGGGACTTAGCAACCGATGCGATCGGCCTTGCCCAACTGACCTTAAATGACCTGGCAATCGGTTTACAAGTTAGTCCAACCAATCCGATCGTCGGGTTGGAAGGGCGCTGGCAAATCCTGCAAAAGTTAGGCCAAATCCTGGCGCGATCGCCGCAGTTTTTCGGCTCCGATCGACCGCGCTTGGGAAACCTGGTGGATTACTTCCAGCATCAATCGGTGGATCAATCTCTCTCGGCAGTAACGATTCTCCAAACCCTATTAGAGTCGCTCAGTGATCTATGGCCGGAACGGTGCGTGTTAGCGGGTCAAAATCTGGGGGATGTGTGGAACTATGTGCCCATGGATTCGCCGTTAGATTCGTCGTTAGACGATCGCACGGCTTCTACTTCCACCTCTACCTCTACCTCCGTGCTGGTACCGCTCCATAAACTCTCCCAATGGCTTACCTATTCCCTGCTAGAACCGTTGATGGAAGCCGGGGTTACGATTACAGACTTAGACCAACTGACTGGGTTAGCTGAATATCGCAATGGAGGACTTTGCCTAGATTTAGGACTATTACGCTTGAAGCATGCCCAGGATACCCAAACAGCCCATTCGGTCGCGTCGGCTCTGGTGGTGGAGTGGCGCGGCCTCACGATCGCCCTTGTGGATCGGATCGCCGATCGCATCCGCCAGAAATTGCAGAAAACCGCCGTTGAACTTCCCCTGGTCAAAATTCTGCAAGGTGGTACCTGGAGCGCTGGACGGACGATCGCGCAAACCCTTCGCCCCGATGGTAGTCCGCCCATTTTGATTGAAAGTGATGGAACAGTGTTCTAG
- the purN gene encoding phosphoribosylglycinamide formyltransferase: MDSDSLSNMGAEQSSSTSPSTSVSTWLEQSCLLSPPPPPADLLAGHPPLKLGVMASGSGSNFAAIAQAIASGTLNAQVQVLIYNNPDAKVVDRAEALKTPAVLLNHRDYKSREDLDAAIVETLKTHDVDWVIMAGWMRIVTPVLIHAFPNRILNIHPSLLPSFKGGHAVEQALQAGVKIAGCTVHYVVPEVDSGAILMQAAVPILPEDTISTLQARIQIQEHQIYPAAIALAAARELVKNS, translated from the coding sequence ATGGATAGTGACTCTCTGAGCAATATGGGCGCTGAACAATCTTCATCAACTTCTCCTTCCACTTCTGTCTCCACGTGGTTGGAACAATCCTGCCTTCTCTCTCCCCCCCCGCCGCCTGCGGATTTGCTAGCGGGCCACCCTCCCCTTAAGTTGGGGGTCATGGCGTCGGGTAGTGGGAGTAACTTTGCAGCGATCGCCCAAGCCATTGCATCGGGTACCCTCAACGCCCAAGTGCAAGTTCTGATTTACAACAATCCAGATGCCAAGGTTGTAGACCGCGCAGAAGCCTTGAAGACACCAGCGGTGTTGTTGAACCATCGAGACTACAAGAGTCGGGAAGATCTAGATGCCGCGATCGTGGAAACCCTGAAAACCCATGACGTGGATTGGGTGATCATGGCGGGGTGGATGCGTATTGTCACGCCCGTGTTGATTCACGCTTTCCCAAATCGCATTTTGAATATCCACCCCAGTCTCTTGCCCAGTTTCAAAGGCGGACACGCAGTGGAACAAGCCCTTCAAGCAGGCGTCAAAATAGCAGGCTGCACCGTGCACTACGTTGTTCCAGAGGTGGATAGTGGCGCAATTTTGATGCAGGCAGCGGTGCCCATTCTGCCGGAAGATACGATCTCCACCCTACAAGCTCGGATCCAGATTCAGGAACATCAAATTTATCCTGCGGCGATCGCGCTGGCGGCGGCCCGTGAGCTTGTGAAGAATTCCTGA
- a CDS encoding sigma-70 family RNA polymerase sigma factor produces the protein MPDPSDLTRDRSQDQVLMTRIVQRDPTALSQLYDAYSRILYSVAYRSLGSVEESEEVVLDVFSQVWKTAERYDSQKGRVDAWLFMMARSRVLDRLRKTQRLGKVEDATVQAERSAPKTTHDPIEQVAVKERRQQVFAALAQLPPEQRQVIELAYYNGLSHSEIATATNLSLGTVKTRIRLGLSKLRILLGSWETS, from the coding sequence ATGCCGGATCCCTCTGACCTAACTCGAGATCGATCGCAGGATCAAGTGCTGATGACCCGTATCGTTCAACGGGATCCGACGGCGCTGTCCCAACTGTATGACGCCTATTCCCGCATCCTTTATTCCGTTGCCTATCGCAGCTTGGGGTCTGTTGAGGAAAGCGAAGAAGTGGTGTTAGATGTGTTTTCCCAGGTCTGGAAAACCGCAGAGCGCTACGATAGTCAAAAAGGCCGAGTGGATGCCTGGTTATTTATGATGGCGCGGAGTCGGGTGCTCGATCGGCTTCGTAAAACCCAGCGGTTGGGTAAAGTCGAAGATGCGACGGTGCAAGCGGAGCGATCGGCCCCGAAAACCACCCATGATCCGATCGAGCAGGTTGCCGTTAAGGAACGTCGTCAGCAAGTTTTTGCTGCGTTAGCCCAATTACCTCCAGAACAGCGGCAGGTTATTGAGTTAGCTTATTACAATGGACTCAGTCACAGTGAAATTGCAACCGCAACAAATTTGTCCCTTGGAACGGTTAAGACGCGCATTCGGTTGGGACTGAGTAAATTACGAATCCTTCTGGGTTCCTGGGAAACTTCATGA
- a CDS encoding cupin domain-containing protein: protein MAELNELPPLDNYGYNPCFCELAPLEALGVLTEDEQAWIASQIAAMPELAEELADYQVAVNAIPYSAPEVPMAKDLKQRLFQNLNLELEPTESTLWPPSPPPMGAVFALRSQEFEWVPYRVPGVTIARLRVDEVSREVSVVLRAEPGISYPLHVHSGFEEIYMLQGDLIVGDQVYYAGDYIRSECGSSHGPSTQTGCMFFARTSLDDEYLEDSLVSA, encoded by the coding sequence ATGGCTGAGTTAAATGAGTTGCCACCACTAGACAATTACGGTTACAACCCGTGTTTCTGTGAGTTAGCTCCCCTGGAAGCATTAGGTGTGTTGACGGAAGATGAACAAGCCTGGATTGCTAGCCAAATTGCAGCAATGCCTGAGCTGGCCGAAGAGTTAGCGGATTATCAAGTTGCAGTCAATGCCATTCCTTACAGTGCTCCTGAAGTCCCCATGGCGAAGGATTTGAAGCAGCGACTGTTCCAAAACTTAAATTTGGAATTGGAGCCTACAGAATCGACGCTTTGGCCACCTTCGCCCCCGCCCATGGGAGCGGTATTTGCGTTGCGATCGCAGGAATTTGAGTGGGTGCCCTATCGAGTGCCGGGGGTCACGATCGCGCGTCTACGGGTAGATGAAGTTAGCCGGGAAGTCAGCGTTGTCTTGCGGGCGGAACCTGGTATTTCTTACCCCCTCCATGTCCACAGTGGGTTTGAAGAAATTTACATGCTGCAAGGTGACCTGATCGTAGGTGATCAGGTCTACTATGCAGGGGATTACATTCGATCGGAGTGTGGTTCATCCCATGGGCCATCCACCCAGACTGGCTGCATGTTCTTTGCTCGCACGTCGCTAGATGATGAGTACTTAGAAGACTCTTTAGTCAGTGCCTAG
- a CDS encoding MFS transporter, translated as MQRTSSSSCTLWQQVGGVAILLAAIVVCWSAYGFYQPQILDRLGFPLLASWLGIGQGLLGAIVEPYVGFQSDRLMAKAGNRLPMIAIGIALAGLIFIVLAFLLEQRLSPAFAWIIPILMTLWVMAMIIFRGPAIALLRQFAPTANLPQANGILTFVLGLSGALDPLLQQFFSRIGSTGTFLFGALCLLIGGVAIGVNQPTVSIPDLSYPRPAVAAKRSIFIFIVGAAAGMEAFLLLKQIPLQLQPTFTNVLPQYITAIILLISAITAVPLEKYINILGIRKSMTCSLGMIVTLLLMSPLVTHWITATILLTLCGTAMGLLFIDQIPFALTRVPPELAGWGTGLYFGGMGSAIAIANLIQQLGGFSAWTISLLAITAFAMAVICLNKLKREF; from the coding sequence ATGCAACGCACGTCTTCCTCATCATGCACCCTCTGGCAGCAGGTGGGTGGAGTTGCGATTCTATTAGCTGCAATCGTCGTGTGTTGGTCAGCCTACGGATTCTATCAGCCCCAAATTTTAGACCGCCTCGGATTTCCTTTATTAGCCAGTTGGTTGGGCATTGGCCAAGGCTTACTGGGTGCGATCGTTGAACCCTATGTCGGTTTTCAGAGCGATCGCCTCATGGCCAAAGCAGGAAATCGGCTGCCAATGATTGCGATCGGGATTGCCTTGGCAGGTTTAATTTTTATAGTATTAGCTTTTTTATTAGAACAACGACTATCTCCTGCGTTTGCCTGGATTATTCCAATCCTAATGACCCTCTGGGTCATGGCGATGATCATCTTTCGTGGCCCTGCGATCGCGCTGTTACGCCAATTCGCCCCAACGGCTAATTTGCCCCAGGCCAATGGGATACTGACCTTTGTCCTGGGACTCTCCGGCGCGCTCGATCCTCTATTACAGCAATTCTTTAGCAGGATTGGTAGTACTGGAACCTTTTTGTTTGGAGCGTTGTGTCTATTAATTGGCGGGGTGGCGATCGGGGTCAATCAACCTACGGTTTCGATTCCTGATCTGAGCTATCCTCGCCCAGCAGTTGCAGCTAAACGTTCTATTTTTATTTTTATCGTAGGAGCCGCAGCAGGAATGGAAGCTTTTCTGTTGCTCAAACAGATTCCGCTCCAGTTACAGCCCACCTTCACAAATGTCTTACCCCAATACATCACAGCCATTATCCTTTTGATTTCTGCAATCACCGCAGTTCCCTTGGAAAAGTACATCAATATTCTGGGAATTCGAAAATCGATGACTTGCAGTTTAGGGATGATTGTCACGTTACTTCTGATGTCCCCTCTAGTCACCCATTGGATAACCGCTACTATTTTGTTAACCCTATGCGGTACAGCCATGGGCTTACTGTTTATTGATCAGATTCCATTTGCTTTAACAAGGGTTCCACCGGAATTAGCTGGATGGGGAACAGGACTGTATTTTGGGGGAATGGGGAGCGCGATCGCGATCGCAAATCTCATCCAACAATTAGGCGGTTTTTCGGCTTGGACGATTTCTTTACTTGCAATCACAGCATTCGCTATGGCAGTCATCTGCCTAAATAAACTCAAGCGGGAATTCTAG